A segment of the Bacteriovorax sp. PP10 genome:
ACGGCCGCGAATGTTTATCAGGGGACACATTCAGTTCAAATGAATTTTGGCGGAGACCGCTCTCAGTCAATGATCTGGAGTACATTTTCCAATCTGGGTAATTTAAATGGTGGAGAGTACCGCGCGAGATTTATGGTTAAGCTTAATGCCGCTTTTGCTTTGGATGGAAGTACGTCCAGAGGGATAACACTAATGAGAGTGGAAAGAGAAACAAATACTGCTTCACGCGTGAACATAAAACTTTTTGCCATGGCAAATCCTAATCAGTTTAGATTAAGGCTACAAAAAAATAATACTAATACCGCTGCGACAACAATCATCACTCGCGATACATGGGTGAAGATTGATTTTTATTATAAGAAGGCCACGACAGGAGTCTCGAATGACGGTATCTTGAAAATATTTGTCGATGATGTCGATATAGGTGGAGATACGGCCTATGCATTAACTGATGAGCACGACCGTTTTAGATTGGGGTCAATCACTTCAGTATACGCTCCCGGTCCTCCTGTAGAGACGAACTGCCCAGTAAGTACCTTGTCCAATAATGCTTGCGTGACCGCAGGTTCAACAATTAATTTTGATGCGATTAGAATTGAAGAGGGTGACACTGTTCCGGCGATTGCCGATGCTAAGGTTCAAACCATTTATGAAAATGGTTTTGAAACAAACCTTGCGGACTTTACGCCAACAACAGCTGGATCAAATCTTTCTTCTATCGCTGCAAGTAACTCTGGGGATGGAACAAAGGCAGTGAGGATGCAGTTTGCGGGAACATCGGCCAATAATTCTATTAGCAGGACACTTGTTACTGCCAGCAATGATATTTATGCCCGTGTCCTTTTTAAGGTTAATGCGTTTTTTAATTTACTTGAGGACTCGGTGAATGTGACCTCACCAATAGGAACCAGTGAAAAAGTAAAACAGTTTGACTTGATTACTTTGTCCGGTGCAGGTGGAACAGCTGGCAGGTTAAAAGTTTCTATCATGAAGCGAGGACTGCGATTATTCCTTGTGGGGAAAATTATTGAAGCAAAGGACGAATCCAATATTCCCTTATCCTGGTCGAGTGAATTAGATATCGCCAATTACTTACAGATTTATAAAGGGCGCTCAAACGAGTTTTCTAGAGATAACTATCATCAATTAGAAGTTCGCTATATAGGAAATAAAGGAAGTGGAGCTGGTGTAGAAATCTGGCTCAATGGTGTTTCTATTGCTTCTAATATTAATCGTACGACAAAAAAGTATGCAGGGATTTCAACTGAAGGTCTTTTGGTTGACACTGTTCAATTAGGAACCAACGCCGACATTAACACTGGCGGAACTCCAACAGTGACCATGCAAACAACTCCCCCGAGTTCGGCAAGTGAAATAGAATTTGATGCATTAAAAGTCACAACAGGAGGCCCTGCCGGTTATTCCCTGACTGGAGTGACACCTACTATCTATAGTTATGCTTATACGGCGCCAGGAGCAGGAGAGAGCATTCCTAAAAAGTTAATGATAGACACTCTTTCATTGAAAAATTCTCCTTCATTGGAGCAGATGACGAGTGGATCTTTCTTTGTCAATACTTACAAAAATCGAGTGTATTTCAGAATGCCAAATGAGGGTGCCATTGTTGCTCAAACGATTTTGTCGGGAAGAAGAAATAGTATTTTAAATTTAACAAACTCTTCTAATGTTGTTGTCAGTGGATTAACTTTTTTTGCTAATAACAATGAAAATAGTGGGTGTATTAATATTGTTAACTCGAACAAAGTGAACTTATTAGCGAACACAATGAAAGGCTGCCTTGGATCTGGAATTAAGATTGCTGATACGTGGAATGCAACCAATAGATCTGCGGATGTTTTAATTTCAGGAAATACGATTGAGTCTTCAGGGAATGCCAACAATGCGGCCATTCATATTAATCATATGGGCGGCGTAAAAGTAGAGAACAACTTTATCTTTCAAAATTACGGACCTGCCGTAAGTGTTAACTGCACATATGACAGTGCCGGAAGCTTCAATCTGGTTTCCAATTTCTGTAACGGCTATCAAATTCTTCGTAATTATTTTCTTGAGCCAGGCAGTAGCGGTATTGAGCTGAATGGGAATGTTCAAAATGCAAGAGTGCACTCGAATGTTATAAGTGAGACGAAAGACTCTGGGTATCAGCTTCAATCAACAAATGGGGCATGGACGACTAATGGTGGATCGGGAGTTGAAATTTCTCGCGGCAGTCATCATAACTATATTTACGATAATTTAATTTATCTAGTTGATCGTTCAGGTGTTCTTATTCGTAGTGGCGCTCAAAGTAATTATGTTTTTAATAACACTGTGGCCGAGACGGGGACTTATATTGGTTCTACTGACGCTTCGTTGGATTTTAGAAAAGACAGTACTGAGCCTAATCCGGATCACAATGATCCTACAAAAAATAATTTGGCCTATAATAACGTTCTCTCAATTACTTATCATTCAACGGCATGTGTGAACTATGAAGGATATGGTGTCGGTGAAGATGAAGACAATATGTCAGACCACAATTTATTTTATTCGTGTGCTATTTTAGGAAAGTATAATTCGACAAGCTACTCAACTCTGGCAACGCTCATTACGGGAATGGGGAGTAATTATCCTGCTCGTGAAACTCACTCGGAAGAAGGAGCTTTTTACGATCCTAATAGATATGACTTCGCTCTTGATCCAGCTGCAACGTTTACGACGACTCCGAAAGAGATTAGACCTTACATGCCATAAATAATTAATTAGGCGTGTTTAATTTTGGGACTAATGGCAAAACCCTCAATCATCTTACGATTAAAGTTTTCATTCTCATTAGGGCAACGACTTGTAATGATACCTTTATGAACTACCACTTCATCATCTTTCCATTTGGCCCCGGAGCTGATGACATCATTTTTTAAATTAGACCATAATGTAATTGTTTTTCCTTTTGCCATTCCAGTATCGAGCAATACTCGAATTCCATGACAAATTGAAGCGACAGATTTTCCGTCATAGACAAAGTCTTTAATAAAGTTTGCAACATTTTTATCATGCAATAAAGTTTCAGGATTTTTCTCTCCACCAGGAATGACTAATCCATCAAATTGTTCAGAGTTGCATTCATTTAGAGTTGTATCAACATCAATACTCTTTCCCCAATGATCTTTCGACCATGCTTTGATTTTTCCTTTATGATTCGAAACAATGACAACTTTGGCACCGGCCTCCTCAAGAGCTTTTTTAGGAGAGAAAAGCTGTGATTCATCAAAACCATCAGTGGCCAGAATCGCGATTCTTCTGTCGTGAAGGATTTTATTTTCAAATGACATTTTTACTCCAAATTTGGGTGTGAGACTTGCAGTAATTAGGTGCATGAACAATGCCAATGATCATTGCCTATAGTGCGTGGATGGTATCGTGAATATTTGTCTCATTAATGTATTTTGTTGGGGCAAATCAGGACTAAATTCGTAGAGATTAATTTTCATTTTAATAAGAGGCCATGGTGCCCTTAATCAATAGTCTATCAAAAGGAAGAATAGTGGCATTTAGAAAAAGAAAAATCCCTCGTAACACTTTTATTATTTTTGAAGAACCGATACGCGATGAATTATTCAGTAGTGCGCATTTAGAGAGATATGCTGAAACCCTGGCCATTGGTCATAAAGTCTCGGCCAAACCAAGCAGTGGAGTTAACTTAGTTAAACGAGTCGCTGACAACGAAGAAGTTTTACTAGAGTCATTTCGCTTAATCGCAGAAACGATTCGGGCCGAGCGATCAATCACTCCTGCAGCTGAATGGTTAATTGATAATTTTTATATTGTAGAAGAGCAGATTAAAGACATTCGTGATCACTTGCCGGCAGGATATTATAAAGAATTGCCTAAACTCGTGGAAGGACCTTTTAGTGGGTACCCTCGCATGTATGCTATTGCCTGGGAGTTTGTTGCCCATACAGATTCACTTTTTGATCCTGAATTATTAAAGCAAGTTTTAAAAACGTATCAGCATGTTCGACCATTAACTATGGGAGAACTATGGGCCACCTCTATTACTTTGAGAGTGGTGTTGATTGAAAACTTGCGCCGATTGGGCGCCAGAATTGTAGGCTCACAAATCGCCAGAGCAGAAGCGGATAAAATTGCGGATGAGCTTTTAGGTTTAGATATAACCAGCAAACGAACAAATGATGAGATTATTGAAAGTGTTAGTAAAAAACCACTCAGCATTGATTTTGCTGTTCAGTTAGTTCAGCGTTTAAGATTTCAAGAAGGTGTTGTTGCAAGTTTTTTAAACTGGCTTGATGAGCGCTTAACTTCAGAAGGTCTTTCTGCGGACAAAATTGTTCAAGATGTCCATAGCAGTCACACGACGGCCAATGTTACTGTTCGAAATATTATTAATAGCATGAGACTTTTATCTTCACTCGATTGGCGAGACCTTTTTGAAGAAGTAAGTTTAGTTGAGCAGAAGTTACAAGAGAATCCATTGTATGGGCATATGGATTTTATGACGAGAGATAAGTACCGACATAGTGTTGAGCAACTTTCGCGTGGATCAAAGTTTTCAGAACTCGAGGTATCGCAAAAACTACTGGAGAAAACTCAACGAGAAACAGTGCGGCATCCGAAAGATTTAAAAATGCAGGACATGGGGTATTATCTTATTTCTCATGGACGTTATGAATTTGAAAAAGAAATTCAATTTAAAGTAAAGGTACGAAGTAAATTCTTACGCTGGTATATTTCTCAGAGAACATTATTGTATCTTGGAAGTATTTTCCTTCTCCCTATGCTTTTGGTTGCTTGGTGTATAGGCGAGACAGAGGCCCAGAGTTCCATTTTATACTTGCTAGGGGCCATGGCCATATTTCCCGCTTCTGAACTGGCCATTACTCTTGTTAATCGTTACACGGTTCACGTTTTAGTTCCTAGGCATTTGCCTCGTTTAGATTTTTCAAAAAAAATACCTGCCAATAATAAAACCTTTGTTGTTGTGCCAACGATGCTGGTAAATATTGATGAAATTATTAGTCAGGTTGATCAGTTGGAAATTCATTTTCTTTCTAATCCTGATGACTCAGTATCTTTTGCACTTTTATCTGACTGGCGAGATGCTTTGACTGAAAATCTGGATACAGATGAAATCTTTTTATCAATCGCGATTAAACAAATTGATCATCTTAACCGTAAGTATGGAAAAAATAATTCTGGCAAAGACCGCTTTTTCTTATTTCACCGTTTTAGAAAATGGAATGAGAGCGAACAAAAGTGGATTGGATGGGAAAGAAAACGCGGTAAACTTCAGGAGTTTAATCACTTCTTAAGACATAAATCAGGTACATCGTTTATTGTTTCAGATGAACTTAAACTGGATATCCCTGACGATATCGTTTACGTCATCACACTGGATGCTGATACTAAGCTTCCACGCGGAACTGTGGCCCAATTAGTAGGGACCTTTGCTCATCCATTAAATCATCCTAAGTTCGATTCAAAGTTAAATAAAGTCGTCGAAGGTTATGGAATTTTACAACCGAGAATTACTCCCACACTTCCGGCCACAATTGATAGTACGATTTTTCAGAGACTCTCTTCCGGGCCCGGAGGAATTGATCCTTATGCAGCTGCGATCTCTGATGTTTATCAGGATCTTTTTGGTGAAGGTTCATTCACAGGTAAAGGAATTTATAATGTAGATGTCTTTGAGCAATCGCTGAGAGGGCGCACACCAGAGAATAGACTTTTAAGTCATGATCTCTTTGAAGGGAACTTTGCCCGCTGTGGTCTGATCAGTGACGTTGAATTGTTTGAGGATTTTCCTTCAAACTTTGAAGTTGCAGTAGCGAGAAATCACCGTTGGACCAGAGGGGATTGGCAGCTTCTACCTTGGATATTGGGAAGAGAAGGTCTTGCTATTTCTGTGATTGGCCGCTGGAAAATGCTTGATAACCTAAGACGCTCGCTTTTAACTCCAATGACGTTTTTTCTATTCGTCACTTTGTTTTGTATTAAAGGACTGAACACGCTTCCATGGTTGGTGTTAATTTTTTCAGCTCAGTTACTAGGACATGTTCTACCTTTTATTAGCGGTATTTTTGCCTATCAAAAAAAAGTTCCTTTCATGGTTCAGGTTCGTTCATTGTTTGAAGATTTGTCTCAGGGGATAAGCCGTTTTATTTTAAATATTATTTTTCTTCCTTATCAAAGCTGGGTTTTGCTTGATGCAGTCGCAAGAACTCTTTTCAGGTTATTTATTTCTAAGCGAAAACTTTTAGAATGGACGACAAGTGCTGCTTCAAAATCCAGTGCAAGCACGGCCCTTGAAAGTTTTACTAAACGTATGATGAAAACAGAAATCGCTGTTGTGCTGATTGGAGTTTTTGTTATCTGGAATGGGCAGGTGGATTGGCCACTCTTTGCCCCATTAATGGGGTTATGGCTAATTTCCCCCATTGCTGCATGGAAGATTAGTCTTCCGCCATCGATGGAGATGATTGTCCCTCTTTCAGAAGATGATGTCTTTGTTCTGAGAAATAGTGGACGAAAAATATGGCACTTCTTTTCAACGTTTGTAAATGCAGATGAAAATTTCTTACCACCAGATAACTTTCAAGAAGACCCGCTACCGGTGGTGGCCCATAGAAGTTCACCGACTAACTTCGGTCTATATCTATTATCGACGGTGACAGCTAGAGATTTTGGGTGGATTGGTCTTTGTGAGATGATTGAGCGACTTGAAGATACACTTTTGAGTATGCAATCGCTTCCTCGTTATAACGGTCATTTTTATAACTGGTATGAAACTACTGATAAACGTGCTTTAGATCCAAAATATATTTCGTCGGTTGATAACGGAAACCTTGCCGGGCATTTACTTGCACTTGCTCAAAGCTGTGAAGAAATGGAAATTGAGTCTGATTATTCAGAAAAAATGTTAGGAGGGATTCAGGATAGTTTGAGATTATTTGCTGAAAGTATGTCGACTAAAAAACATGCATCTTATAGAGAGACTTTTAATGACTTGGCCGAATCTCTTATTAATCATTATCACTCATCAACGGATAAAAATATTTTTTGGGCAACAGTATTAGAAAAATCTCAAAAATTATTTGAAGAGACCAAGAGTGCTGAAGTCGAAATCCATAAGTTGGCACGAATGATTGATAATGAAGTTCAAAGTCATGGCAGAGATTTTACTCATTTTAAAGAAAATCCTAAAGAAGGACCGAGAAAGAGACTTAAAGCGATTGCCGCTTTATCTAGAGAATTGGTTTATGAAATGGATTTCTCTTTTTTATATGATCCAACAAGAAAACTTTTTTCTATTGGTTATCGTATGTCGGACTCTTCGTTAGATGCCAGCTTCTATGATCTTTTGGCCTCTGAAGCAAGACTTTTAAGTTTTGTGGCCATTGCTAAAGGTGACGTTCCGGTTGAGCACTGGTTCAGGCTTGGGCGCTCACTTACTCCTATTGATAATGGAACGGCCTTAATTTCATGGTCAGGATCAATGTTCGAGTATCTAATGCCATCACTTGTGATGGAGACGCCAACTTCAAGTTTACTGGAGCAAACATGTCGTTTGATTGTAAAAAAACAAATTGAATATGCTGATGAAAAATCTATTCCATGGGGGATGTCTGAGTCGGCCTACAATGTAAGAGATTTGCATCTTACTTATCAGTACTCGAACTTTGGAGTTCCTGAACTGGCCTTCAAGCGTGGTATAGGAAAAGACTTGGTTATTGCTCCTTATGCAACTCACTTGGCCGGAATGTATGATCCTGTCAGTGCGGTGAAAAATTTAAGGCGCCTGGCCTCTTTGAACATGGTCGGTGAATTTGGTTATTATGAATCAATCGATTTTACAAAATCACGCATACCAGATACGAGCAAAGCAGATTCGGCCATTGTTAAAAATTATATGGCCCACCATCAAGGGATGGCCTTAGTCTCAATTTCTAATATGCTGTTTGATGGATTAATGTTAAAGCGATTTCACCGTGAGCCAATCATTCAATCAAGCGAATTATTGCTTCAGGAGCGCACTCCTAAAAATATTGCTGTGGCAAAAACCAGAACTGAGTCAGTCAAGGTTGAGCACGTGAGTGATATGGGAGAAGCTACGATCAGAAGATACACGTCTTCTAATCATAAAGTTCCTAGAACTCATCTCTTATCAAATGGAAATTATGCCGTCATGATCACGGCCGCAGGATCTGGTTACGGTCGCTTTCAGGATTTAGCTATCACTAGATGGCGTGAAGATGTGACTCGCGATCACTGGGGGAGTTATATATTTCTCAGAGATATTTATTCAAATGATATCTGGTCAGCAGGTCATCAGCCAACTTGTGTCGAAGCTGACCATTATGAAGTGATCTTTACAGAAGACCGTGCAAAAATCAGACGTGAGGATAATGAAATAATTTCTGAACTAGAAGTGTTTATCTCTCCGGAAGAAAATGCAGAAATTAGACGTCAAAGCTTAAGCAATAATAGTTCTATAGTTCGGGTTGTCGAAGTGACAACTTATGCCGAAATTGTTCTTAACACTCAGGGAGCAGATATTGCTCACCCAACTTTTTCTAATTTATTTGTTCAGACAGAATACCTGCCAGAGATTAATACCATACTTGCAACCAGAAGGCCTAGATCAGCAATGGAAGCTCCTTTATGGATGGCCTATATTATTTCAACGGATGCCAATGCCATCGGAGAAATTGAATATGAAACTGATAGAGCAAAATTTATTGGGCGTGGACGTACAGTTCATAACCCGATCTCTATCGAGACAAAACATTTATCTAATACAGTTGGTTCTGTATTAGATCCAGTCGTAAGTTTTAGGTCGCGTGTACGTATTGAACCTGGTGCCACGGCCAATATTACTTACACGACAATTATTGCTAAAAGCCGTGATGAAGTTGTTAACCTTGCTGAAAAATTTCACGAACCGATTGCTTACGAGAGATCGTCGAATTTAGCATGGACTGAAGCACAGGTTAAACTTCACTATTTGGGAATAGAGCATAGTGAAGCCATTCTTTTTCAACAATTGGCCAATAGAGTTTTATACCTTGATTCTAGTTTAAGAGTTTCAAGCGATATTTTAAAACGCAATGATCGAAATGCGACGAATCTTTGGGCCTATGGTATTTCAGGGGATCATCCGATTGTTCTGCTTCGTATTGATGATATTGAACAGCGCTCACTACTCAAACAACTTCTGCGTGCACATGAGTACTGGGGAACCAAACGTCTGGTAGTTGATCTGATTGTTCTCAATGAAAAGGCGAGTTCGTATTCTCAAGAACTTCATAATGACCTTGAGGCAATGATTGGCCATAGTACAGCGACGTCAGGAACTTATCTTCCGCAGTCAAAAGGAAGAATTTTTCTTTTACGTGCTGATATTATCCCTCAGGAAGATAGAAATTTATTGCAAACAGTGGCCCGTGCAATTCTTGTCGGGCAGCAGGGGAACCTGGCCGAACAAGTTAAAAGAATGGTCAGAAAAATTGAAAAGCCTATATCTAGAGCCAATGTTCAAACAACAGCGGCCAAGGATTCGCGAAAATCACTAGAGGCCCCAGCATTGGAATTTTTTAATGGGTTCGGTGGATTCACACTTAAAGGTTTAGAATATGTGATTCATCTTAAAAAAGATGAATCGACTCCGGCACCCTGGATTAATGTAATTGCAAACCCAGGCTTTGGGTTTCATGTTTCAGAGAGAGGAGCTGGGTCAACGTGGGCAATGAACAGTAGAGAAAATCAACTTACTCCTTGGTCGAATGACCCGGTCTCTGATCCATCTGGAGAGTGTTTTTATATTAAAGACGTAGACTCTAATGAATTATGGAGTCCGACGATTTCTCCTATCAGAGTAAAAAATGCCGAATACCTTATCAGGCATGGACAAGGATATAGTCAGTTTGAACTTCGCCACGCGGGAATTAAAAGTACATTGACTCAATTTGTGCACAAAGATTTACCAGTTAAGATCTCTAAGTTAGTGCTCAAAAATGAATCAGGTACAAAGAGAAATCTTTTAATTACTTCTTATATCGAATGGGTTTTAGGTTTTTCCAGAACGGTGAGCTTACCGTATTTGATTACTGCATTGGATGCAACAAGTAAAAGTCTTGTGGCCTACAATCCTTGGAATCATGAGTTTGGAACAAGACAGGCCTTTGCAACTTTTATTGATGGGAATGATTCATGGACAGGCAATAGAAGAGAATTTATTGGTAGAAATGGAAATCTCAACCGCCCTGAAGCATTACTTACGAAGTCTAAATTAAGTGGAAGAGTCGGAGCAGGAATGGATTCATGCTCGGCCTTACAAAAGAGCATAAGCATTCCTGCTAATCAGGAAGTGACCGTTATTTTTATTTTAGGACAAACAGATACCCGTGAGCAAATTCAAGAGCTGGTGAATACTGTCACTCTAAAAAATGTTGATTCACTATTTAGTGATGTCGTTGCTGAGTGGAATAACATTCTTGGGAAAATTCAAGTTGAAACTCCGGATAACTCAATGAACATGATGCTCAATCGTTGGCTGCTCTACCAGACAACTGTTTGTAGGTTGTGGGCAAGATCAGCTTTCTATCAGGCCGGTGGAGCTTTCGGTTTCAGAGACCAATTACAGGATTCAATGGCCGTGATCTGGACTAAGCCTGAAATGATCAGGGCACAAATTGTGCGGGCCTCTGCCAGACAATTTATTGAAGGGGACGTTCAGCACTGGTGGCATATGCCAACAGGACGTGGAGTGCGCACGCATTTTTCAGATGATTTATTATGGCTTCCTTATGTGGTCACTTATTATTTAAATAGAACAGAAGATGCTTCAGTCCTAGATGTTGAAGTCCCATTTTTAAATGGGCCAGAGTTAAGACAAGACCAGGAAGATTCTTATTACACTCCAGAAGTGACAAAAGAAAGGGCGAGTGTCTTTGAACACTGTGCTCGCGCCATTGATTTAAGTCTTGAAGTCGGTGTTCACGGACTTCCTTTAATGGGAGGTGGTGACTGGAATGATGGAATGAATCGTGTCGGGCATGAAGGTAAAGGAGAGAGTGTCTGGCTCGCATGGTTTTTAATATGCAACCTTCGGGATTTTTCGGCCGTGGCAGAAGCTCGAGGAGAAATTGAGCGAGCGACTAAATGGCGAGATCATATAACATTCCTGAAAAAATCGATCGAAGAAAATGCCTGGGATGGCCAATGGTATAGACGGGCCTTTTATGATGATGGAACTCCTTTGGGGTCTTCGCATAGTGATGAATGTCAGATTGATTCTCTCGCACAGACTTGGGGAATTATTTCTAAAGCAGGCGATAAAAACCGCTTAAAAATAGCGATGGATTCAGTAGAAAAAAATCTAGTTAAAAAAGATAATAAGATGATTCTACTTTTCACTCCTCCATTTGATAAATCTATAAATGATCCAGGTTATATCAAAGGTTATATTCCTGGTGTAAGAGAAAATGGCGGACAGTACACCCATGCGGCCATCTGGTGCATTCTGGCCTATGCTGAACTTCAAAATGGAAAGCGCGCAGTAGAGCTTTTTTCTATGGTGAATCCACTTAATCATAGTCTGACAAAAGAAGAGGCCATTAGTTATAAGGTTGAGCCTTATGTTATTGCTGCCGATATTTATTCTGTTGACCCAAATGCGGGAAGAGGTGGATGGACATGGTACACGGGATCTTCTGGTTGGATGTACACCGTGGGAATTGAAGCGATCTTAGGATTTAAGTTAAGTGGAAATACTTTAAGGATTGAGCCTCGTATAGATCCTGAGTGGAAATCTTATAAATTAATTTACCGCCACATGAGTACAAATTACGAAATTACAGTGAACAATCCTAACGGGCTTTCCAGTGGAAAAACGCAGGTGACGATTGACGGAAAATTAATGGAAGAAAATTTTATTGAATTGATTGATGATAAATTCACTCATTATGTTTCAATTGAATTGTATGAGTTTGAAGCACCTGGAGATTTACTAAGAAAAAATAAAAGTGGGATAGATTCAGTACAGTTAATATAATTTTTTATTGCAGTCAGGGTAAATTTATCCTGACTGCAATCTTTTTAAGCTCGCCAGTATCCAGTGGCCTTTATCCAGGTCTCATCAAAATGATAGTCTTCAATAAAGACACGCTTTAATTCCTTAACAACTGAAATCTCTCCACTGATAATCGTCAATACATCTTCTGTCGGAAGATTGAGGGCCTTAATTTGTTTAGCGAATAACTTTGAATCGCCGGCCTTTTCTCCATCGCGATAAAGCCACAGAACTTCAACATCTGCTTCTGTTTCAAAGACGAGTTCAGCACTCTCATCGTCGACTTCTAAAATAGCGATGGCACGGCCGTTTTTAGGAAGCTCTGATAATCTTCTGCCGATTGAGGGAATGGCAGTATCATCGCCGATGAGAATGTAGTTTTTGAACTCTGGGTAAATCGTTGAAGCGCGAGGTCCGCCAATACCTAACGTATTTCCAGTTTGTGCACGAGAGGCCCATAAGCTCGCTGGCCCTTTTTTATGAAGAGCAAAATCGAGCACCAGCTCTTTGTCTCCATTATTAAAGCGGGGAGTGTAATCTCTCATGGTGACATCATCAGTAAAGACCGGGCCCTTGTCTGTCATTGTGGGAAGAACCGGCAGTTCATCATTCGTTTTAGGAAAAAAGACCTTCACATGATCTTCTGGTGACATCGTCACGAAGCCTTCAAGCTCGGGGCCAGTGAGTGTAATTCGTCTCATATGAGGTGAAAGGTCTTCCACTGATTTCACAGTCAGAAGTCTTAGTTTTAATTCGTGCATGACTTTTTTTATTTCTTTTGTGCTCATGAAGTACAGCCTATTTTAAAAAGTTTGAGCAGTCAAACACTTTTACTCATTGGTAGATGTATCCATTAATTAGATAGAGTTCATTTATCTATATTATTTACAAGTTTCAAGATCATTTTTAAAGAATGGTTTATTGTCGTCTCAATTAACAAATACCCCGGAGACAATTATGAAAATCATCACACTTATTCTTGGAACTCTTCTAACTTTTTCTGCACACGCATCTATCAACAACTTCGAAGGACATTTCACAGTTGTTTCTGGGGATACTAATTATGGTTCTTGTCAGAACTTTGATGTTGTTTATGATACTTCATCTGAAAGCTTAAAAGTGATCAACTCAGAATCTAATTACGTAGTAGTAGAGCTTGGGAATATTAATAAAGGAAGAATGCCGTGGATGTCTGATTTAGGAGACATTGTTCTGAAAGGAACTAAGAAAGTTGTTTACGATGGAGAAGGACATATTAGCTACGTGATCAAAAGAGGTTTATTTACTTATAGAAAATTCGATATGAAGATTGTGAATGATACGTTAACGCTGGATTATGATGGCGATAAAGTTTGTGTACTAAAAAGATAATTTTTAGGAGGCCCGCTTTAAGCGGGCCTTTTTTATAATCTTTGGTGAGTTGTATTTTCTGAGCTGATCACTTCATTTTTGTTATTGTACACAGTTGTATCGATAGCAAGATTGCCTTTCCAGTCAATCGTATAAAGCGTGACATATTTTGCAGGAATCATAT
Coding sequences within it:
- a CDS encoding siderophore-interacting protein, translated to MSTKEIKKVMHELKLRLLTVKSVEDLSPHMRRITLTGPELEGFVTMSPEDHVKVFFPKTNDELPVLPTMTDKGPVFTDDVTMRDYTPRFNNGDKELVLDFALHKKGPASLWASRAQTGNTLGIGGPRASTIYPEFKNYILIGDDTAIPSIGRRLSELPKNGRAIAILEVDDESAELVFETEADVEVLWLYRDGEKAGDSKLFAKQIKALNLPTEDVLTIISGEISVVKELKRVFIEDYHFDETWIKATGYWRA